The following proteins are co-located in the Candidatus Tumulicola sp. genome:
- a CDS encoding tyrosine-type recombinase/integrase, whose amino-acid sequence MKKKARKVAHIVQVEGYDDPLGIGGRFVTTQERQSGTGSIDRVTIKGEEFWRARYWMDDAKGVRVRKALYAKSESKVLQKLSNLRKTPTASRDAKKLTLEQYLTHHFLPGIEQQVRLNTFSTYDRACRNHIIPRIGKARLVSFTPSNANAWTAELAADETGARATQQAFMVLKRALGYAVTPLGLLERNPLSEMHAPRADKKTQHILGLDEVGKLLKAAQQTDWYVLILLAIATSMRQGELFGLQWKHVKLPEGYLRVVESLLIGRQGEPYLAAPKTEASKRRVELSPMLVQVLTDHKARQTDNPLGLVFPAAKGGFIRKDNFRRDVWVPLLEAAELPSVTFHSLRHAGNSLLVSRAGVSLKVAQERLGHETRGVTFDVYTHLEPGESKRAAAQMDKLLNRSGGLVTGLVSSSKGSKPRPKAKKKD is encoded by the coding sequence ATGAAAAAGAAGGCTCGGAAGGTCGCTCACATCGTCCAAGTCGAGGGTTACGATGACCCGCTTGGCATTGGCGGTCGGTTTGTAACGACCCAAGAGCGACAGTCCGGGACCGGCTCCATCGACCGCGTGACTATCAAGGGCGAAGAGTTCTGGCGCGCCCGGTACTGGATGGATGACGCCAAAGGCGTGCGAGTGCGAAAGGCGCTCTATGCGAAGTCGGAATCAAAGGTTCTGCAAAAGCTTTCGAACCTTCGGAAGACTCCGACTGCGAGTCGCGATGCGAAGAAGCTCACTCTGGAGCAGTACCTCACGCATCACTTCCTCCCCGGCATCGAGCAGCAGGTTCGGCTCAACACGTTTTCGACGTATGACCGCGCCTGCCGGAATCACATCATTCCTCGTATCGGTAAGGCACGGCTCGTGTCATTTACACCATCGAACGCGAACGCATGGACCGCCGAGTTAGCAGCGGACGAGACTGGCGCTCGTGCGACGCAGCAGGCCTTCATGGTTCTCAAGCGCGCGCTCGGGTACGCGGTCACGCCGTTAGGCCTCCTCGAACGCAATCCGCTCAGTGAAATGCACGCTCCGAGGGCCGACAAGAAGACGCAGCACATCCTCGGCTTGGATGAAGTCGGGAAGCTACTCAAAGCGGCGCAGCAGACGGACTGGTACGTTTTGATTCTGCTCGCGATTGCAACGTCGATGCGTCAAGGTGAACTGTTCGGTCTGCAGTGGAAGCATGTCAAACTTCCCGAGGGGTATCTCCGCGTCGTCGAGAGTCTGCTCATCGGACGCCAAGGCGAGCCGTATCTTGCGGCACCCAAGACTGAGGCTTCGAAGCGACGGGTTGAACTGTCGCCCATGCTCGTGCAAGTTCTCACCGACCACAAGGCGCGACAGACCGACAACCCGCTCGGTCTCGTGTTTCCGGCGGCTAAGGGCGGCTTCATCCGCAAGGATAACTTCCGGCGCGACGTATGGGTCCCGCTCCTTGAAGCGGCCGAATTGCCAAGCGTTACCTTTCACAGTCTAAGGCACGCCGGGAACTCGCTGCTCGTCTCTCGCGCCGGGGTCTCACTGAAGGTCGCTCAGGAGCGTCTCGGCCATGAAACCAGAGGCGTCACGTTCGACGTGTACACCCACCTCGAACCGGGCGAATCCAAGCGCGCAGCGGCTCAAATGGACAAGCTCCTAAACCGCTCAGGTGGGCTAGTAACGGGGTTAGTAAGCTCTTCGAAGGGCTCGAAGCCGAGGCCTAAGGCAAAGAAAAAAGACTGA